The DNA sequence ACGACGGCAACACCGCCGACTGCGACGGCTGCGACCCCCATTGCCGTCTACCCGCTCGCCCGACCTGCGAGGACGGCAACTCCTGCACGTCGGACACCTGCGACCGCGTGTACGGGTGCCTGAACGACCCGGTGCCCGAGGGGACCACGTGCGACGACGGCAACCTCTGCACGACGGGGGATACCTGTCGGAGCGGCGCGTGTCAGGGCGGCGGCGCGACCCAGTGCGACGACCTGAACGTGTGCAGCGCGGATTCGTGCGTGCCGGCCACCGGTTGCACGCACGACGCCATCTCCTGCGACGACCACAACCCCTGCACCCTCGGGCCCGACACCTGCGATGCGAGTCGGGGCTGCCAGCACGGCACGCTGAAGGACTGCGGCCTGGGGAAGGTGTGCGACCCGACGACGCCGAACGGCGATTGCGTGCAGAAGCCGTGCAGCCCGAACGGCCCCAATCCGGCGTGCGACGACGGGAACCCGTGCACCGCCGACGTGTGCGAGGGCGGTCTCTGCCAGAGCACGCCGCTCGACGGCAGCGCCTGCGACGACACCACGCTCTGCAACGGCCGGGAGACCTGCCGGGGCGGCGTCTGCGTGTCCGGCCCGCCCTTGCCCGCCGACTGCGACGACCAGGACCCGTGCACCGTCGACAGCGCGTGCGATGCGACGACGGGCTGCACCGGTCACAACGATCCCATCGCGGGGTGCGTGAGATGCAACCCCGGAGACACGTGCGACGACGCGAACCCGTGCACGACCGACACGTGCCTGCCGGAAGGCATCTGCGCGCACGAGAACAAGGCCGACTGCTGCACCGTCGATCAGGACTGCGCCGACAAGGACTGCATGCAGAAGAGCTGCAACCGACAGATCAACGAGTGTGCCTACACGCCCACCCCGGGCGTCGCGTGCGGCGGCGGCTGTGAGGGTCCCGAGCTCGAGCGGAAGGCCGGGACCTGCAATGCCAGCGGCGCATGCTGCGATGCACAGGAGCAGTGCCCACCGGCGATAGACGCTTGCCCGACCGACGAGGACTCCTGCACCGACGACATCTGCGACGCCCAGCTCGGCCACTGCGTGCACCGGCCCGTCCCCCCACCGGCCTGCTGTCACAACGACGCCGAGTGCGACGACGGGAACGCGTGTACCAGGGACACCTGCGGCGACGCGGGCTGCACGTACGACCTGGTGAGCCCGACCTGCGTGCCCTGCGCCAAGGACGCCGACTGCGGCGGACGCTGCCTCGGTCGGGCGTGCGTCGCGGGTGTCTGCACGGACGTGCCGCCGTTCACCTGTGCCAAGCCGGGCACCGTCTGCCGGCTCGATGCGGGCCAGCCGGTCTGCCGCTGCAGCGACTCGCGCGGCTGCGACGACGGCAACGCGTGCAACGGCAAGGAGACGTGCGTCACGGCCACGGGTGCGTGCGTCGCGGGGACGCCGCTCACCTGCGACGACGGGAACGTCTGCACCGAGGACAGCTGCAACCCCGCGACCGGCTGCGTCAACGCCGGCTCGAGTGGGTTCGGGGGAATCACCACCCAGCTCACCGCCGTCGAGGGCGCCGTGGGTGCCGCGTCGCCGGGCGATCTGGCGCCGTCGCTCGCCAAGGTGGTCCGGACGAAGACGAGCGTCATCCGCGCCAAGCTGACCGCGGCCCAGGCGGTCGCCGGCTCCTCCGTGAAGCGGGAGGGCCGCATGCTGAAGGCCGCGACCAAGACGATCACCGGGCTCGCCAACGCGATCGGCAAGGCCAGCAAGGGGCGCAAGCCGAAGATCTCGGCGTCGCTCGCCGACAGTCTGCGCGCGCGGCTCGCCTGCGCCGGCGCGGCGGTCCAGGGCCTCCAGGCCGAGCTGGCCCGCTGAGCGGAGAGGGGCGTGGTGCTTCCGGCCGAGATGTCGTAAGACATCGCGGCGAGGAGGAACCCATGACCCACGAGCGCCTGATCTCGGCCGACTCGCACGTCAACCCGCCGAAGGAGCTCTGGACGCGGAACGCCCCGGCCAAGCTGAGCGACCGCGCGCCGCGCGTCGAGTCGACGCCGCAGGGCGACTTCTGGATCGTGGACTCCCAGATCTCGGGCGCGATCGGGCTCGACGCGTCGGCCGGCCGCAAGCCGGAGGAGTTCAAGGCGTTCGGCCTCACCTACAAGGACATGCGACCCGGCTCCTACGATCCCCGGGCGCGGCTCGCCGACATGGACACCGACGGGGTCGAGGCGGAGGTGCTCTACTTCGGCGGCCCGGTGACGCACATCAACGTCGACCGCGAGCTCCGCATGTACGTCGTCCGCACGTACAACGACTGGATGGTGGAGCTCTCCCAGGCGGCCCCGAACCGCCTCGTCGGCCTCGCGCACGTCCCGCTCGTCGACCTCGACGACGGGATGGCCGAGCTCGCCCGCGTCGCCAAGCTCGGGCTGCGCGGCTTCCACGTCGACCCGTTCCCCGACGAGCGGGGCGGCAAGCCCTTCTGGGACCACGCCTACGAGCCGTTCTGGTCGCTCGTCGAGGAGACGGGCCTGCCGATGAGCTTCCACATCGTCGGGCCGCGCAAGCAGAACGTCGCCGAGACCTTCATGAACCCGACGCCCGGCGTGAAGGAGACCTTCATCGCCATCGCGCCGATGTCGATCTGCGAGGTCGTCTCGACCCTCGTCTTCACCGGCGTCCTCGAGCGCCACCCGAAGCTCCACTTCGTGCTCGTCGAGTGCGGCATCGGCTGGATCCCCTACTTCGTCGAGCGCATGGATCAGACCTTCGAGAAGCACCGCTTCTGGACGAAGTCGATCATCACCGAGAAACCGAGCACGTACTGGTACCGGCAGGGGCACGCCACCTTCATCCGCGACCTCGCGGGGGTGGCGGCGCGGCACAGGGCGGGGCTCCGCAACATCATGTGGTCGACCGACTACCCGCACAGCGACTCGACGTGGCCGCATTCGCGCGAGGCGCTGGCGGAGCATTTCCAAGACGTGCCGGCAGACGAGCGGGCGCTCATCGCCGGTGGGAACGCCGCCGCGCTCTACCACCTCGACTGAAGATCGCCGGCGTTCGCCACGATCTTCGTCCGATGGACAGGGCGTCGCGGCGCTGAGCGTTTGGCACAGCGGTGGGCCCGGTGTGCACCCGGTGCACCGATTCGGCAGTCTCAGATTCGGCAGTCTCCTTTGACGGCTGACCGCGCAGGCTGCTAGAGGCGGCCGTGCGCCCCCGACTGCCGGCGTTCCTTCGCTGCCTTCTGATGCTCCTGGCGGTGCAGACGCTGGTCGCGGCCGCACCGTCCGAGCGCACGCTCGTTGTCGTCGACCCGAGCGGAACGACGGTGCGGACGGTGCCGGAGCGTGCTCGGGTCGTCCAGACGACCGAGGCCGACGGATCGCGCGCGCGGCTCGTCACACGCGTCCAGTACCCTCGCGTCCCGGCGGGGTCGGTCGACCTCATCGACCGAGCCACGGGTTGACGTAAAAGCAGAAACCCAGTAATGTGCGGACGCATGGCTACACGCCTCTCCACTGACCTGGGAGACCCACGGCTGATGCGCCTCCTCAAGGCCGAGGCTAACGAGCGCGACACGAGCGTGAAGGACGTGCTCACGCGTGCCCTGGAGGCCTACTTCGCGGACCGCCTCGAGACCAAGGCCCTCGCAAAGCTCGCGGAATCGTCCTTCAACGAGTGGGACGACGCGCGGGACGCGGAGTACGATCGGTTGTGAAGCCAGGCGAGGTTGCTCTCGTCCGGTTCCCGTTCACCGACATTACCACCACTAAGAAGCGCCCAGCCCTCGTTCTTGCGCGGACGACCCGATCACCGCGGAATCGCTTGGTCACCCTGGCGATGATCACCAGCCAGGTCGAGGCGCTGAGGCTCGAGGGCGACGTCCTTCTCGCGAACTGGAAGGCCGCAGGTCTGCTTCACCCGAGTCTGCTTCGCCTCGCCAAGGTCGCCACCGTCGACGAGCAGTTGATCGACAAGACGATCGGACGGTTCTCGGCGCGCGACCTCGAAGCTGCGCGGGAGGCCTTTCGCCGGGTGTTCGCGGCCTGGGTGCGATGAGGTTGCCGTATGTGAGCTCCATAGAAGCGGCCGGAGGGGAGTCGGACGCGGGCGGCCACCATGTGGTCGACCGACTACCCGCACAGCGACTCGACGTGCCCGTAATTCGCGCGAGGCGCTGGTTCACAGACGTGAGGTGTGAACCCGGGGGCCTGGCGGTCCAGGACCTATGAACGGCAGTTCCCTGGCATCTGCTGCAACGTGGGCGCGGGCTCAGTGGGAACGGTTGTTGCACCACCTTGCCACCCATGGCCAACAAGACGGCCCTGCGATTCCTGGTGTCGTGCCGACACTGCCATCGCCCGATCATGACAGTGGCCTGGTCAGCAGGCGAGATCCTCCACCTCCGGCAGCATCTACAGAAGTGTGCGCCCGACGAGGTGCCGGCCGACGCGGCCAGCGCCGAGGAGACAGTTCGGCACTTCCGCGTCATCCCGGTGGAAGGACAGGCGTAGGGAGGCGTCAGCGGCAGGTCGAGATGCCGAACGCCGAGATGATGTGAGAGCGCGTGGACGACCGCGCTCCGGCACGGCTCCTCGCGACGGCGGCCCTGGGAAGGTAGGAAGGTACGGACAGGGGATCGCTAGCGGCAGACGCCCGCGTCGCCGAGCCGTGCGACCTCCTCGCGCGTGAGGCCGAGCACCCGCGTCAGCACCTTCTCCGTATGCGCCCCGAGGCAGGGCGACGCGCCCGCCGGGACGAGCGCCGTGCAGCTCATGCGGATCGGGTTGCCGCTGTGCCGTTCCGGTCCGATCTCCGGGTGCTCGACCGTCACCAGCGCGCGGCGCGCGGCGAGATGCGGGTCGGCGCGGTGGTCGTCCGCGTTCTGCACCGGCATCGCCGAGACGCCGGCGGCTTGCAGCGCGGCCGCCGCCTCCTCCGCCGTCCGCCCACGCGTCCACTCGGTCAGCCGGGAGTCGATCTCCTCCCGGGCGGCGCGGCGGCCGTCGAGGGTCGCGAGGCGCGGCTCGGGCGTCCAGCCGAGGCAGCGGACGAGCGCCTCCCAGGCCGCGTCGCCGACGGCGGCGATCGCCACCCAGCGGTCGTCGCCGGCCGACGGGTACACGCCGTGCGGCACGGCCCAGTCGACGGCGTTGCCCTGCGGCCGCGGAGCGCCCGCCTCGCACGGGCCGGCGAGATAGAACTCGCCGAGCAGAAAGGCCGCCGCCTCGGTCTGCGCCATCTCGATCCGCTGCCCCTCGCCCGTGCGCCGGCGGTGCTCGAGCGCCGCCAGCACGGCCACGACGGCGAGCTTGCTCGCGATGTGATCGGGGTGATTGAGCGAGGAGCCCGCGGGGTACGGCGCATCGGGATGGTTCCAGAGCCAGTTGGCGCCCGCGAAGGCGGAGTTGAGGGGCCCGAAGGCGGGCACCTCGCCGAGCGGACCGCCGCGGCCGTAGCCCTGCGAGCAGAGGTAGACGACGTCGGGGCGCAGGCGCCGCACGTCCTCGTAGTCGAGGCCCCAGCAGCCGACGACGCCGCCGCGGTTGTTCTCGGCCACCACATCGGCCGCCGCGCAGAGCCGGAGCGCGAGCTCGCGGCCGCGCACCGTCGCCAGATCGAGGCAGACGCTCTCTTGCCCGCGGTTCTCGTCGTTGAAGGTCCAGGCGCGGTTCGGCGTGTCGGGCTCGATGGTCACGCGGCGCAGGAAGTCGACGTTCGCCCGCGACTCGATCTTCACGACCTCGGCGCCGAGCTCGCCGAGGAGCCAGCACACCTCGGGCACGACCGCCCCGACGCCCAGGTTGATGACCCGCATGCCCGCGAGGGGCGGCCCTGCCGCGCTGCCGGCCGGCGGCTCCGCGGCGCGCGCGGGGAAGCCGCGCCGGTCATCTTCCCCGGGCCCGGGCGCGGGCCGGGAAATCGCGACCGGGGTGCGGGAGAAGTTGAACGGGGCCGGCGCGAAGGGCGCGGCGCCGAGGTGAGCGAATCCCGTCGCGCGGAAGTAGCCACGCGTGCGCGTCTGCTCCTCGGCGACGAAGTCCTCGGGCCGATTCACCGGGGCGATGGGGAGCCCGAGGGCGCGCGCCTCGGCCAGGACCTCGCGGCGAGACCGATCGGCGAACGCGTCGGCGGCGACGAGGCGGATCACGTCGCCGTTGGCGAGCCGGAAGATCGGCACCTCCCACTCGGGGCCCGCGAGCGCCTCCGGGTTACGGACGAGCGTCAGGAAGGCCCGCCAGTGCCGGGGCGTGCCCGGCAGGACGCGCACGTAGCCGTCTGCGGTGCGCAGCACGTGATAGGCGCCGTCGGCGTTGCGCGACGGCGACGCGTTCACCATCGGGTAGACGCGGGCGTAGTCGGCGAGCGGGATCGACCAGGGGTTGAGGCCGTTGAGCGCCGCCTCCTGCACGGAGACCTCGACCGTCTGCCCCTCGCCGTGGTGCGCGCGGTCGAGGAGCGCGGCGAGCGCGCCGATGGCCGCGAACACCGCCGCGCAGTCGTGCGCGACGTGGCCGGGCAGCCAGCACGGCGGCCGGTCGGGAAAACCCGATGCCTGGAGCGCGCCGGCGGCGGCGAAGGCGGGGAGGGCCTCGAGCCGCCAGCCGCTGCGCGGGCCGGTGAGGCCGAAATCGGCGATGGCAAGGTGCACCAGGTGCGGGTGGCGCTCGTGGATCTCGGTGGGCGCGAGGCCATGGCGGCGCGCAGCGTCGGGCCCCAGGTTCTCGATCAGGATGTCCGCGCCCTCGCAGAGGCCAAGGAAGCGGCGCCAGCCGCCGGCGTCGTGCAGGTCGAGCATCACGCCGCGCTTGTTGGCGTTGCGGTAGAGGAAGGGGAGCGACCGGTCCTTCCCCGGCACGCCTCCCACGAAGGGCGGTCTCAGCCGGTCGGGGTCGCCGC is a window from the Deltaproteobacteria bacterium genome containing:
- a CDS encoding amidohydrolase — translated: MTHERLISADSHVNPPKELWTRNAPAKLSDRAPRVESTPQGDFWIVDSQISGAIGLDASAGRKPEEFKAFGLTYKDMRPGSYDPRARLADMDTDGVEAEVLYFGGPVTHINVDRELRMYVVRTYNDWMVELSQAAPNRLVGLAHVPLVDLDDGMAELARVAKLGLRGFHVDPFPDERGGKPFWDHAYEPFWSLVEETGLPMSFHIVGPRKQNVAETFMNPTPGVKETFIAIAPMSICEVVSTLVFTGVLERHPKLHFVLVECGIGWIPYFVERMDQTFEKHRFWTKSIITEKPSTYWYRQGHATFIRDLAGVAARHRAGLRNIMWSTDYPHSDSTWPHSREALAEHFQDVPADERALIAGGNAAALYHLD
- a CDS encoding type II toxin-antitoxin system PemK/MazF family toxin, producing MVLQRVGRRAGRGVRSVVKPGEVALVRFPFTDITTTKKRPALVLARTTRSPRNRLVTLAMITSQVEALRLEGDVLLANWKAAGLLHPSLLRLAKVATVDEQLIDKTIGRFSARDLEAAREAFRRVFAAWVR
- a CDS encoding CoA transferase, with the protein product MPGPLAHLSVVDLTDLRGALAGRLLADLGADVVKVEPPGGDPDRLRPPFVGGVPGKDRSLPFLYRNANKRGVMLDLHDAGGWRRFLGLCEGADILIENLGPDAARRHGLAPTEIHERHPHLVHLAIADFGLTGPRSGWRLEALPAFAAAGALQASGFPDRPPCWLPGHVAHDCAAVFAAIGALAALLDRAHHGEGQTVEVSVQEAALNGLNPWSIPLADYARVYPMVNASPSRNADGAYHVLRTADGYVRVLPGTPRHWRAFLTLVRNPEALAGPEWEVPIFRLANGDVIRLVAADAFADRSRREVLAEARALGLPIAPVNRPEDFVAEEQTRTRGYFRATGFAHLGAAPFAPAPFNFSRTPVAISRPAPGPGEDDRRGFPARAAEPPAGSAAGPPLAGMRVINLGVGAVVPEVCWLLGELGAEVVKIESRANVDFLRRVTIEPDTPNRAWTFNDENRGQESVCLDLATVRGRELALRLCAAADVVAENNRGGVVGCWGLDYEDVRRLRPDVVYLCSQGYGRGGPLGEVPAFGPLNSAFAGANWLWNHPDAPYPAGSSLNHPDHIASKLAVVAVLAALEHRRRTGEGQRIEMAQTEAAAFLLGEFYLAGPCEAGAPRPQGNAVDWAVPHGVYPSAGDDRWVAIAAVGDAAWEALVRCLGWTPEPRLATLDGRRAAREEIDSRLTEWTRGRTAEEAAAALQAAGVSAMPVQNADDHRADPHLAARRALVTVEHPEIGPERHSGNPIRMSCTALVPAGASPCLGAHTEKVLTRVLGLTREEVARLGDAGVCR